A region from the Parabacteroides sp. FAFU027 genome encodes:
- a CDS encoding glycosyltransferase family 4 protein — protein sequence MKILLIHNEYGKYCGEEAVVDKMDKMLSASGHEVRRFTRFSAEIPQMFLGKVRAFFAALFNPMAFIQLRRVLNEFQPDVVNVHNLYPFISPAILFYIRKRGIPVVMTIHNFRLMCPTGLFMRDGLPCENCLHGREWNCVRYNCEHSISKSTGYALRNWFARVTGAYLKCVDRYACITDFQRRKMILAGFPADRIEVIPNFQDKVDEPAPVRGSYVGYSGRISYEKGVDMIIEVARRHPEIPFVLAGEIRKESSDKMLQIHDPQLPNIRFAGYLQGEKLSEFYENARFTVMASRWYEGFPITILDAASFSRPTIGPNQSGFREIIRDKPQLDTSKGLEQENTGMLFRPLDVDDLEQKVVWLWTHQEVAEKMGQNAFRRLKSKYTTEAVSKQWEVLLQRMVSEKSCSHERIFRHTVRV from the coding sequence ATGAAGATTTTGCTTATTCATAATGAATATGGTAAGTATTGTGGAGAAGAAGCCGTAGTGGATAAAATGGATAAAATGCTTTCTGCCAGTGGACATGAAGTCCGTCGTTTTACCCGTTTCAGCGCTGAGATTCCGCAAATGTTTCTGGGAAAAGTGCGTGCTTTTTTTGCTGCGCTGTTTAATCCAATGGCCTTTATTCAGTTGCGAAGGGTGTTGAATGAATTTCAACCGGACGTCGTTAATGTCCATAACCTGTATCCGTTTATCTCTCCCGCTATTCTTTTCTATATCCGAAAAAGAGGTATTCCCGTGGTGATGACCATTCATAATTTCAGGCTAATGTGTCCGACTGGATTGTTTATGCGTGATGGACTGCCTTGCGAGAATTGTCTGCATGGACGTGAATGGAACTGCGTGAGGTATAATTGCGAACACTCCATTTCTAAAAGCACAGGTTATGCGCTTCGCAACTGGTTTGCCCGAGTGACGGGTGCATATCTGAAATGTGTGGATAGATATGCGTGCATTACTGATTTTCAGCGTCGTAAAATGATCTTAGCGGGATTCCCGGCCGATCGTATAGAAGTGATTCCGAATTTTCAGGATAAGGTTGACGAGCCCGCTCCAGTCAGAGGTAGTTATGTCGGATATTCAGGGCGTATCAGTTACGAGAAGGGTGTGGATATGATTATCGAAGTGGCACGCAGGCATCCGGAAATTCCATTTGTGTTAGCCGGGGAAATCCGAAAAGAGTCTTCAGATAAGATGCTGCAGATTCATGACCCTCAGTTGCCGAATATCCGGTTTGCAGGCTATTTGCAAGGAGAAAAACTATCTGAATTTTATGAGAATGCCCGGTTTACGGTAATGGCCAGTCGGTGGTATGAAGGTTTTCCGATAACGATTCTTGATGCGGCAAGTTTTTCCAGGCCAACAATAGGACCAAACCAGTCCGGATTTCGCGAAATTATCCGTGATAAGCCGCAACTGGACACATCCAAAGGACTGGAGCAGGAAAATACCGGTATGTTGTTTCGTCCGTTGGATGTTGATGATCTGGAACAAAAGGTCGTTTGGTTATGGACACATCAGGAGGTTGCGGAAAAAATGGGGCAAAATGCCTTCAGGAGATTGAAAAGTAAATATACTACCGAAGCGGTCAGCAAACAGTGGGAGGTGCTATTGCAACGAATGGTTTCAGAAAAAAGTTGTAGCCATGAACGAATATTTCGGCATACGGTACGAGTTTGA
- a CDS encoding acyltransferase family protein — translation METVQNIKLETFPLCPSREESEAMKGVFIILIVMAHNTLLIPTSSPLQNYFYQFHYFSFFILPFLYPRSSLTLQRTINYFIRFYVPYFWFFLVTYLAYSVVWLRNGFDLIQFLSVFWRGEISQIKQVTGFHFLWFLPAFFIFSLLRDIYSTSGKIVRILLFSISILVHFSAYLGLPSYAQLRLWIPLGIVQSLFLFPMGVISVSILRYVPRFRLRADHESIHRIYAGCLALLVFAILSFDFMENPGLGAATYSEEIRNILLAVFFFTLIYIFRREFSRIRLLRVLGKYSLEIYLFHLFIYNGLMYLVHVSGWTESLFMGLIILCATLLLTLILILILQRSKVLQKILFPKELIHFKRVLQ, via the coding sequence ATGGAAACAGTTCAAAATATAAAATTGGAGACTTTTCCTCTATGTCCCTCAAGAGAAGAATCAGAAGCAATGAAGGGTGTTTTTATTATCCTCATTGTAATGGCTCACAATACATTGCTAATTCCGACTTCTTCTCCCTTACAAAATTATTTCTACCAGTTTCATTATTTCTCCTTTTTTATCCTGCCTTTTTTATACCCGCGCTCATCTTTAACACTGCAACGTACAATCAATTATTTTATAAGGTTTTATGTGCCATATTTTTGGTTTTTTCTGGTTACATATCTGGCGTATTCTGTGGTGTGGTTGCGTAATGGATTTGATTTGATTCAGTTTTTATCGGTTTTCTGGCGTGGTGAGATTAGTCAGATCAAGCAGGTGACCGGATTTCACTTTTTGTGGTTTTTACCGGCTTTTTTCATATTCTCATTGCTGAGAGATATTTACTCAACTTCCGGTAAAATAGTCAGGATTTTGCTTTTTTCAATTTCGATCTTAGTTCATTTCTCTGCTTATCTGGGCTTGCCGTCGTATGCACAGTTACGGCTCTGGATTCCATTGGGAATAGTGCAAAGTCTTTTCCTTTTTCCTATGGGAGTTATCTCTGTTTCTATTCTTCGTTACGTGCCTCGGTTTCGGTTAAGAGCTGATCATGAGAGTATTCACCGGATATATGCAGGTTGTTTAGCCTTGTTGGTATTTGCAATATTGAGTTTTGATTTTATGGAAAATCCGGGACTGGGTGCTGCTACATACAGTGAGGAGATTCGGAATATCTTATTGGCGGTCTTTTTCTTTACCCTTATATATATTTTCAGGCGTGAGTTTAGCCGGATTAGATTGTTAAGGGTTTTAGGCAAATATTCGCTGGAGATTTATCTGTTCCACTTATTTATATATAATGGGTTGATGTATCTGGTTCATGTTTCAGGATGGACGGAAAGTCTGTTTATGGGACTAATTATCCTGTGTGCAACGCTCCTTTTAACCTTGATATTGATTCTAATACTTCAGAGAAGCAAGGTGCTGCAAAAAATTCTTTTCCCTAAAGAACTAATTCATTTTAAGCGTGTTTTACAATAA